One window of Bacillota bacterium genomic DNA carries:
- a CDS encoding phosphoglucosamine mutase — translation MATLFGTDGVRGVANVELTPELAFRLGRAAAAVMLERTTRPFALIGRDTRRSGTLLESALAAGIASVGLDVRLLGVVPTPGVAYLTRKTQAAFGVVISASHNPPADNGIKFFGADGFKLPDEDEERIEALVLGGKVEAADDLPRPRGDAVGQVAPAGELVEEYVAFLENSAGVRLDGMRIVVDCAFGAAAAVAPAVLRRLGADVIALHDELDGLRINVECGSTHPEKLQAAVLEHRADLGIAHDGDADRVILVDETGRVVDGDVIMTICGTYLHERGRLRGGAVAATVYSNLGLKMALGRRGIRVVETPPGDRSVLMAMLEHGLALGGEQSGHIIFLDYNTTGDGVLSALQVLRVVRELGKPLSALAADFEPVPQLLVNVRVRDKAAFAGNETIQKAIAEARAELGDSGRLFVRPSGTEPLIRVMGESTDAERLQAVVNRIAKLIEAELA, via the coding sequence TTGGCCACACTGTTCGGCACCGACGGCGTGCGGGGCGTCGCGAACGTGGAGCTGACGCCGGAGCTTGCGTTTCGGCTCGGGCGTGCCGCCGCGGCGGTCATGCTGGAACGGACGACCCGTCCGTTTGCGCTGATCGGCCGGGACACGCGGCGCTCAGGCACGCTGCTGGAATCAGCCCTGGCGGCCGGCATCGCGTCGGTCGGGCTGGACGTGCGCTTGCTCGGCGTCGTGCCGACGCCGGGCGTCGCCTATTTGACCCGGAAAACCCAGGCGGCCTTCGGCGTGGTCATTTCGGCTTCCCACAACCCGCCCGCCGACAACGGCATCAAGTTCTTCGGCGCCGACGGCTTCAAGCTGCCCGATGAGGACGAGGAACGCATCGAAGCGCTGGTGCTGGGCGGCAAGGTCGAGGCGGCGGACGATCTCCCGCGCCCGCGCGGCGACGCGGTGGGGCAGGTGGCGCCGGCGGGCGAGTTGGTGGAAGAGTATGTGGCCTTCTTGGAAAACAGCGCCGGCGTGCGCCTGGACGGCATGCGCATCGTGGTCGACTGTGCCTTCGGCGCGGCCGCTGCGGTGGCGCCGGCGGTGCTGCGGCGCCTCGGCGCCGACGTAATCGCGCTGCACGACGAGCTGGACGGGCTGCGCATCAACGTCGAGTGCGGCTCGACCCACCCGGAGAAGCTCCAGGCCGCGGTGTTGGAGCACCGAGCGGACTTGGGCATCGCCCACGACGGCGACGCCGACCGCGTCATCCTGGTGGACGAAACGGGTCGCGTCGTGGACGGCGACGTCATCATGACCATTTGCGGCACGTACCTGCACGAGCGCGGCCGGTTGCGGGGCGGGGCCGTGGCGGCCACCGTGTACAGCAACCTGGGCCTGAAGATGGCGCTGGGCCGCCGGGGCATCCGCGTCGTGGAGACGCCGCCGGGCGACCGCAGCGTGCTGATGGCGATGCTGGAGCACGGGCTGGCGCTGGGCGGCGAACAGTCGGGCCACATCATTTTCCTCGACTACAACACCACCGGCGACGGCGTGCTGTCGGCGCTCCAGGTGCTGCGGGTCGTGCGGGAACTGGGCAAGCCCTTGTCGGCGCTGGCCGCGGACTTCGAGCCGGTGCCGCAGCTTTTGGTCAACGTGCGGGTGCGCGACAAGGCGGCCTTCGCCGGGAACGAGACGATCCAGAAGGCCATCGCCGAAGCCCGGGCCGAGCTGGGCGACTCCGGCCGGCTTTTCGTGCGGCCGTCGGGCACCGAGCCGCTCATCCGCGTCATGGGCGAAAGCACCGACGCCGAGCGGCTGCAGGCGGTGGTCAACCGGATCGCCAAGCTCATCGAGGCGGAGCTGGCTTGA
- the acpS gene encoding holo-[acyl-carrier-protein] synthase — protein sequence MIAGVGVDIVAVERMARALARHEAALFRRVFTAGEQADCRSEQGRAAHFAARFAAKEAVMKALGCGWGPVGWREVEIRRSASGRPVVALHGRAARWAQEQGIAAVYVSLAHEKEYAIAYAVAVAAR from the coding sequence ATGATCGCCGGCGTCGGCGTGGACATTGTGGCGGTGGAGCGGATGGCGCGGGCGTTGGCGCGGCATGAGGCCGCGCTTTTCCGGCGCGTCTTCACCGCCGGCGAGCAGGCGGACTGCCGATCGGAACAGGGGAGGGCGGCTCATTTCGCCGCCCGCTTTGCGGCCAAAGAGGCGGTCATGAAGGCGCTGGGCTGCGGCTGGGGGCCCGTGGGCTGGCGTGAGGTGGAAATCCGCCGCTCGGCGTCGGGGCGCCCCGTGGTGGCGCTCCACGGTCGCGCCGCGCGCTGGGCCCAAGAGCAAGGCATCGCCGCGGTGTACGTCAGCCTGGCGCACGAGAAGGAGTACGCGATCGCCTACGCCGTGGCCGTTGCGGCGCGTTAG
- a CDS encoding S9 family peptidase codes for MPFSFPKPSVEQYFRTFRIGTFTVDASEERVIFSANIDGKVNLWALRIDRGYPYPLTTIGENCAGILADPKGRYLLAAFDKDGDENWQVYALPPEGGQLLPLLTAAGEKFYPADLSEDGRYLYYTTSEGNPRFLRSFRLDLETQEKELLHDGAGAPTYLMRVAPDGSAFATLEVYSNTVQFLFVHKNGQRIPLRRGDAPHSATSPVFVDADTVYFLTDEGEDVHYLARWDARTGRVEPVAKVDGQDFVEMKPHREGKALYLTAMHGVVDRLYRYDLSAGTLEEVPLPYATVDWFHVGKSGTVYVLGRSANVPFNISMKRPGEEWRQLTDNRVLGVPPESLRDAEVVRYKSFDGLEIEALLFRPDPAVANGYTVVWPHGGPQWAERKSYRSLFQIFLAAGYVVFAPNFRGSTGYGTRFSKMVERDWGHGPRLDMIAGVDWLIEQGIAQRDKIFLVGGSYGGYMTLLLHGRHPEYWRACVDIFGPSNLFTFYNSVPEHWKPVMDQWLGNPERDKEKFIEDSPITYLKNMTKPMLVIQGANDPRVVKAESDQIVAALREQGTEVEYMVLDDEGHGFSRVENEIKVYRRVLEFLARHMD; via the coding sequence ATGCCGTTTTCGTTTCCGAAACCGAGCGTAGAGCAGTATTTCCGTACGTTTCGCATCGGCACGTTCACCGTCGACGCGTCCGAGGAGCGGGTCATTTTCAGCGCCAACATCGACGGCAAGGTGAACTTGTGGGCGCTGCGCATTGACCGCGGGTATCCGTATCCGCTGACGACCATCGGCGAAAACTGCGCCGGCATCCTGGCGGACCCGAAAGGGCGGTACTTGCTGGCCGCCTTTGACAAAGACGGCGACGAGAACTGGCAAGTGTACGCCCTGCCGCCGGAGGGTGGGCAGCTGCTGCCGCTGCTGACGGCCGCGGGCGAGAAGTTCTATCCCGCCGACTTGTCCGAAGACGGCCGGTACCTCTATTACACGACGTCGGAAGGTAATCCGCGCTTTTTGCGCTCGTTCCGGCTCGACCTGGAGACGCAGGAGAAGGAACTGCTGCATGACGGCGCCGGCGCCCCGACGTACCTGATGAGGGTTGCTCCCGACGGGTCGGCCTTCGCCACGCTCGAGGTGTATTCCAACACCGTGCAGTTCCTGTTCGTCCACAAGAACGGGCAGCGCATCCCGTTGCGCCGCGGCGACGCGCCGCATTCCGCCACAAGCCCCGTCTTCGTCGACGCCGACACGGTCTATTTCTTGACCGACGAAGGCGAAGACGTGCACTACCTGGCGCGCTGGGACGCCCGCACCGGGCGCGTGGAGCCGGTCGCCAAGGTGGACGGGCAAGATTTTGTGGAAATGAAGCCGCACCGCGAAGGCAAGGCGCTGTACTTGACGGCCATGCACGGCGTCGTCGACCGGCTCTACCGGTACGACCTGTCCGCGGGGACGCTGGAGGAAGTGCCGCTGCCGTATGCGACGGTGGACTGGTTCCACGTGGGCAAAAGCGGCACGGTGTATGTGCTCGGGCGCAGCGCCAACGTGCCGTTCAACATCAGCATGAAGCGGCCCGGGGAAGAGTGGCGGCAGCTGACGGACAACCGCGTGCTGGGCGTGCCGCCCGAGTCGCTGCGCGACGCGGAAGTGGTCCGCTACAAGTCCTTCGACGGGCTTGAAATCGAAGCGCTGCTGTTTAGGCCCGATCCGGCCGTGGCCAACGGCTACACGGTCGTCTGGCCGCACGGCGGTCCGCAGTGGGCCGAGCGCAAGTCGTACCGCAGCTTGTTCCAGATCTTCCTGGCGGCCGGCTACGTCGTCTTTGCGCCCAATTTCCGCGGCAGCACGGGCTACGGCACCCGCTTCAGCAAGATGGTGGAGCGGGACTGGGGCCACGGCCCGCGCCTTGATATGATCGCCGGCGTCGACTGGCTCATCGAGCAGGGCATCGCCCAGCGGGACAAGATTTTCCTCGTGGGCGGCAGCTACGGCGGCTACATGACGCTGCTCCTGCACGGGCGCCATCCCGAGTACTGGCGGGCGTGCGTCGACATTTTCGGGCCGTCCAACCTGTTTACGTTCTACAACTCCGTGCCCGAGCACTGGAAGCCCGTCATGGACCAGTGGCTGGGCAACCCGGAGCGGGACAAGGAGAAGTTCATCGAGGACAGCCCGATCACGTACCTGAAGAACATGACCAAGCCCATGCTCGTCATCCAAGGCGCCAACGACCCGCGGGTGGTTAAGGCCGAATCGGACCAAATCGTCGCGGCGCTGCGTGAGCAGGGCACGGAAGTGGAATACATGGTGCTGGACGACGAAGGCCACGGCTTCAGCCGGGTCGAGAACGAGATCAAGGTATACCGCCGGGTGCTGGAGTTCCTCGCCCGGCATATGGACTAG
- a CDS encoding bifunctional ADP-dependent NAD(P)H-hydrate dehydratase/NAD(P)H-hydrate epimerase, producing MYVVTAAEMRAIDRQAMEEYGIPSEVLMEHAGKALADAAWRFLGEAGRRRVVVFAGKGNNGGDGCVAARHLHNRGAQVRIVTVDEPERYGGECARQLDIARRFGVEVVILSRQNERKVQIHASTADLIIDALLGTGSRGEPQGEVKTAIELINASGALVLAADLPSGVDADTGAAPGVAVRAHWTVTFGLPKVGLLFGPGRELAGGWEVADIGLPAQLLNRGFRRYVLPEFVRSLLPERPPRGHKGTFGRVLVVAGSRGMAGAAMLAAQGAQRVGAGLVQLAGPEQLHDVFAVGVPEAIGLPLPQVNGTVAASAAERIEEALEQATVLVIGPGLGRGDDVRSLVLRVVPAALAKGVPVVLDADGLNALAEAGGPERLARGRSGAEPALVLTPHPGEMARLCGSSAADVAARPLDYAAEYARRWGAVVVLKGAPTVVADPRGSLYINSTGSPALASGGSGDVLAGAIGGLIAQGATPVAAAVAGVFLHGAAGDLGFAEPGDTRAFRPHMAGLTAGDIARRLPEVLARLRSGASALGPSAREQGAGRKNERVE from the coding sequence ATGTACGTCGTCACCGCCGCGGAAATGCGGGCCATCGACCGGCAAGCGATGGAGGAGTACGGCATACCGTCGGAAGTGTTGATGGAACACGCCGGCAAAGCGCTGGCCGACGCCGCTTGGCGCTTCCTCGGCGAGGCCGGCCGCCGGCGCGTCGTCGTTTTTGCCGGCAAAGGCAACAACGGCGGCGATGGGTGCGTCGCGGCGCGCCACCTGCACAACCGCGGCGCCCAAGTGCGCATCGTCACCGTCGACGAACCCGAGCGGTACGGCGGCGAGTGCGCCCGGCAGCTGGACATCGCGCGGCGCTTCGGGGTCGAGGTCGTGATCCTCTCGCGGCAGAACGAGCGAAAAGTGCAAATTCACGCGTCCACGGCCGACCTCATTATCGACGCGCTGCTGGGCACGGGCAGCCGCGGCGAACCGCAAGGTGAAGTGAAGACGGCCATCGAGCTCATCAACGCGTCGGGAGCGCTGGTGCTGGCCGCGGACTTGCCCAGCGGCGTCGACGCCGACACGGGCGCCGCGCCGGGCGTGGCCGTGCGGGCGCACTGGACGGTCACCTTCGGCCTGCCGAAGGTGGGCCTGCTCTTCGGCCCGGGCCGGGAGCTGGCCGGCGGGTGGGAGGTGGCCGACATCGGGCTGCCGGCGCAGTTGCTGAACCGCGGCTTCCGCCGCTACGTGCTGCCGGAGTTCGTGCGCTCCTTGTTGCCCGAGCGGCCGCCGCGGGGCCACAAGGGAACGTTCGGACGCGTGCTGGTGGTGGCCGGCTCGCGCGGCATGGCCGGCGCAGCCATGCTGGCGGCTCAGGGGGCGCAGCGCGTCGGAGCGGGGTTGGTGCAGCTGGCGGGGCCGGAGCAGCTGCACGACGTGTTCGCCGTGGGCGTGCCGGAGGCTATCGGCTTGCCGCTGCCGCAGGTCAACGGCACGGTGGCCGCTTCGGCGGCGGAGCGCATCGAGGAGGCGCTGGAGCAGGCGACGGTGCTGGTCATCGGGCCCGGGCTGGGCCGCGGCGACGACGTGCGGTCGCTGGTGCTGCGGGTGGTGCCCGCGGCGCTGGCCAAGGGCGTGCCGGTGGTGCTGGACGCGGACGGGCTCAACGCCTTGGCGGAGGCGGGGGGCCCCGAGCGGCTCGCGCGTGGCCGCAGTGGGGCGGAGCCGGCGCTGGTGCTGACGCCCCATCCCGGCGAGATGGCGCGTCTGTGCGGCTCGTCGGCGGCCGACGTGGCGGCGCGGCCGCTGGACTACGCGGCCGAGTACGCGCGGCGGTGGGGCGCGGTCGTCGTCCTCAAGGGGGCGCCGACCGTCGTCGCCGACCCGCGCGGCAGCTTGTACATTAACAGCACCGGCAGTCCGGCGCTGGCGTCGGGCGGCTCCGGCGACGTGCTCGCCGGCGCCATCGGCGGCCTCATCGCGCAAGGCGCTACGCCGGTGGCGGCGGCCGTGGCCGGCGTGTTCCTGCACGGCGCGGCGGGCGATTTGGGCTTCGCCGAGCCCGGCGACACGCGGGCGTTCCGGCCTCACATGGCGGGCCTCACCGCCGGTGACATCGCGCGGCGGCTGCCGGAAGTGCTGGCGCGGTTGCGCAGCGGCGCATCCGCTCTCGGACCGTCGGCTCGGGAGCAGGGCGCCGGCCGGAAGAACGAGCGGGTGGAATAA